From Pedobacter cryoconitis, one genomic window encodes:
- a CDS encoding endonuclease MutS2 produces MIYPDNCLDRLGFSEVRQLILKHCLSPMGQYMVSKMQVMNKFDQINKFLRQTKEFKNILENQEPLQISTFFDIKSLAEKVRVEGSYLMEEELFQIYLSLQTVFSVLRFFEERKDIYPNLEALFEHLPVEKNILRKIEAVLDPKGKIKPNASSKLQEIIGDIAKGEQEVRKRMDVIYKQAVASNWVADGSLTIRDGRMCIPILAENKRKLKGFIHDESASGQTVYMEPEVVFTLNNKIRDLEFDKRREIIRILIALTDDLRPFTPLLLSYHGFLTKLDFVRAKALFAIEVEADMPVLVAEPRIKLINARHPLLYLSFKEDKKTVVPLNIHMNENLRIVLVSGPNAGGKSVCMKTVGLLQLMLQSGLLIPAHESSEVGIFDNIFADIGDDQSIESDLSTYSAHLTKMRYFVAHATPKSLVMIDEFGTGTDPQFGGPMAEAVLEVLNNKKVRGVMTTHYSNLKLFAGNTPGLENASMLFDNDKMKPLYVLEIGKPGSSYAFEIAQNIGLQKEVLILAREKTGTNQNRIDSLLVDLEREKKQIYDTKIQLSLQQNKVKNLVKENEELQQFLEENRKTLIKEAKLEAQTIIKNANKLVENTIAGIKENQADKEATKQLRQDLQKSLVQHQVKEEKKPEKVVISTTAIEVGDWVQLVNTETMGQVMEINRGNLVLALGDLRSVVKKDRVQKISNKQAKKVVQSNSFSGRMSEAIGNFTAELDLRGMRGENAIQEVEKYLDKSIMLGFPFIKLIHGKGDGILRKLIREYLRKYSQVNRVEDEHADRGGDGITYVYFN; encoded by the coding sequence ATGATATATCCCGATAATTGTTTAGATAGACTTGGCTTCAGTGAAGTCAGACAACTCATCCTAAAGCATTGCCTGAGTCCGATGGGACAATATATGGTCAGCAAAATGCAGGTGATGAATAAATTTGATCAGATTAATAAGTTTTTAAGACAGACCAAAGAGTTTAAAAATATCCTGGAAAACCAGGAACCGTTACAGATCAGTACTTTTTTTGATATTAAATCACTGGCCGAAAAGGTGCGGGTAGAAGGCAGTTACCTGATGGAAGAAGAGTTATTCCAGATCTACCTCTCTTTACAGACCGTTTTTTCAGTATTGCGTTTCTTTGAGGAAAGAAAAGATATTTATCCAAATCTGGAAGCTTTATTTGAGCATTTACCAGTGGAAAAGAACATCCTGCGGAAAATAGAAGCAGTACTTGATCCTAAAGGCAAAATCAAACCAAATGCTTCTTCTAAATTGCAGGAGATCATTGGGGATATTGCCAAAGGCGAACAGGAAGTCCGTAAGCGGATGGATGTGATCTATAAGCAGGCTGTAGCCAGCAACTGGGTAGCAGACGGAAGTTTAACGATCCGTGATGGAAGAATGTGTATTCCTATTCTGGCGGAGAATAAGCGGAAGCTGAAGGGTTTTATTCATGATGAATCTGCGAGTGGGCAAACGGTCTATATGGAGCCTGAAGTTGTGTTTACGCTTAACAATAAGATAAGAGATCTTGAATTTGATAAGAGAAGAGAGATCATCCGTATTTTAATTGCTTTAACTGATGATTTAAGACCGTTTACGCCTTTATTACTTTCTTATCATGGCTTCCTTACAAAATTGGATTTTGTGAGGGCTAAAGCTTTATTTGCGATTGAAGTGGAGGCAGATATGCCTGTACTGGTAGCTGAGCCACGTATTAAACTGATCAATGCGAGACATCCTTTGTTGTACTTATCATTTAAAGAAGATAAGAAAACAGTAGTTCCTCTTAATATTCATATGAACGAAAATTTAAGGATCGTATTGGTTTCAGGGCCAAATGCGGGAGGTAAATCAGTTTGTATGAAAACAGTAGGGCTTTTACAGCTGATGTTGCAATCGGGGCTGCTGATTCCTGCGCATGAGTCAAGTGAGGTAGGGATATTTGATAATATCTTTGCTGATATTGGTGATGATCAAAGTATAGAAAGTGATCTGAGTACTTACAGTGCGCATCTAACAAAAATGCGTTACTTCGTTGCACATGCTACACCTAAATCATTGGTAATGATTGATGAGTTTGGTACGGGAACAGATCCTCAGTTTGGCGGGCCTATGGCCGAAGCTGTATTAGAGGTACTGAACAATAAAAAAGTAAGAGGGGTTATGACCACTCACTATTCAAATCTTAAATTATTTGCTGGTAATACTCCGGGACTGGAAAATGCTTCTATGTTGTTTGATAATGACAAAATGAAGCCTTTATATGTGCTGGAAATAGGTAAACCAGGAAGTTCTTATGCTTTTGAAATTGCACAAAATATTGGCCTGCAAAAAGAGGTACTGATTCTGGCAAGAGAAAAAACAGGAACGAATCAAAATAGAATTGACAGCTTGCTGGTTGATTTGGAAAGGGAGAAAAAACAGATTTATGATACTAAAATCCAGTTATCTCTTCAGCAGAATAAAGTAAAGAACCTGGTTAAAGAAAACGAGGAGCTACAGCAATTTCTGGAAGAAAATAGAAAAACGCTGATTAAAGAGGCTAAGCTTGAAGCGCAGACGATTATTAAAAATGCCAATAAACTGGTAGAAAATACAATTGCTGGTATTAAAGAAAATCAAGCAGATAAAGAAGCAACCAAACAGTTAAGGCAGGATTTACAAAAGAGTCTGGTTCAGCACCAGGTTAAAGAAGAGAAGAAGCCTGAGAAGGTGGTGATCTCCACAACTGCTATTGAAGTTGGTGATTGGGTACAGCTGGTTAATACGGAAACAATGGGACAGGTGATGGAAATTAACCGTGGTAATTTAGTGCTGGCACTAGGTGATCTTCGTTCTGTTGTGAAAAAGGACAGGGTACAGAAAATCAGCAATAAGCAGGCGAAGAAGGTTGTACAGAGTAATTCTTTCTCTGGAAGAATGTCTGAAGCGATCGGGAATTTTACTGCTGAGCTGGATCTTCGTGGAATGCGTGGTGAAAATGCAATTCAGGAAGTTGAAAAATATCTGGATAAGTCGATTATGCTGGGCTTTCCTTTTATCAAGCTGATTCATGGAAAGGGAGACGGCATCCTTCGGAAATTAATCAGAGAGTATCTGCGTAAGTACAGCCAGGTTAACAGGGTAGAGGATGAGCATGCGGATAGAGGAGGAGATGGTATAACTTATGTGTATTTCAATTAA